A genomic segment from Fusarium fujikuroi IMI 58289 draft genome, chromosome FFUJ_chr04 encodes:
- a CDS encoding related to GTPase MSS1, mitochondrial, translated as MLRRSLLRRLNCKANRSRVFLSPFYIRKCNDENLTPPLRYSIASSTKPFSHQSWHTQNSGSVSGLPIIDDTIYALSTAQGRAGIAVIRISGPSCLGIYEALCPSKPLPKPRYATVRSLYDPQHANNEQIVLDSEALVLYFPNPKTVTGDDVLELHVHGGSATIKAVLTAIPKCSATHRIRYAEPGEFTKRAFFNDRLDLAQIESLSDTLAAETEQQRRAAVRGNSGALGRQYEAWREQLLLARGEIEALIDFSEDQHFDESQAELLQNVTAQVARMLHSIELHEQGSQRSELLRNGIRIALLGPPNVGKSSLMNLIVGREASIVSGEAGTTRDIVEASLDIRGYLCSFADTAGFRSKGSPVLNGADSGAIGAVEEEGIRRAKQQALDSDLVIVLASVEDGQDGPFMQYDQETLDLAAGAEDCLVVVNKQDAVGKEEFEKLVQDFRKAVRIRAPKLAAAQFVSVSCKEAQAGTWESKDPGGIQDVITKLVASFDKMTSMPIDLQDLLGVTERQRQLLVKCRRHLEDFMMEATPEEGLDADAVLAAEYLRYAANCLARITGRDEFGDVEDVLGVIFEK; from the exons ATGCTGAGACGCAGTCTCCTAAGGAGGCTCAATTGCAAAGCGAATCGCTCTCGAGTCTTCCTATCGCCATTCTATATAAGGAAGTGCAACGACGAAAATTTGACACCACCTTTGCGGTATTCTATTGCCTCGTCAACGAAGCCATTCTCGCATCAGTCGTGGCATACACAAAACTCTGGATCTGTCTCCGGACTACCAATCATAGACGACACCATCTATGCTCTATCAACGGCGCAGGGCCGGGCGGGTATTGCGGTAATTCGCATCTCTGGCCCATCGTGTCTTGGG ATTTACGAGGCACTTTGCCCGTCGAAGCCATTGCCAAAACCAAGATATGCAACAGTGCGGTCCCTATATGACCCCCAGCATGCCAATAATGAACAGATAGTGCTGGACTCAGAAGCTCTTGTTCTTTACTTTCCTAACCCCAAGACTGTAACTGGTGACGATGTCTTGGAGTTGCACGTTCATGGAGGATCAGCCACCATAAAAGCTGTGTTAACAGCCATTCCGAAATGTTCCGCTACACATCGTATTCGATACGCAGAGCCTGGCGAGTTTACGAAGCGCGCCTTTTTCAACGACCGCCTGGATCTTGCTCAAATTGAATCCCTGAGTGACACCCTAGCAGCTGAAACGGAACAGCAACGTCGTGCAGCTGTGCGAGGCAATTCAGGTGCTCTTGGACGACAATACGAGGCATGGAGAGAGCAGCTCTTGTTGGCTCGTGGTGAGATCGAAGCATTGATCGACTTTTCCGAAGACCAGCACTTCGACGAGTCCCAAGCTGAATTGTTACAGAACGTGACTGCGCAAGTTGCCAGGATGCTACACAGCATTGAGCTGCATGAACAGGGAAGTCAAAGGAGCGAGCTTTTGAGGAACGGAATTCGTATAGCGCTGTTAGGGCCACCCAATGTTGGTAAGAGCTCGCTTATGAACCTGATCGTTGGGCGCGAGGCATCTATTGTGTCCGGTGAAGCAGGCACAACGCGAGATATCGTCGAGGCAAGCTTAGACATTCGCGGCTATTTATGTTCATTTGCAGATACGGCTGGGTTTCGCTCCAAAGGTTCCCCGGTGCTAAACGGGGCTGATAGTGGCGCAATTGGGGCCGTGGAGGAAGAAGGTATACGGCGAGCCAAGCAACAAGCTCTGGACTCTGACCTTGTTATAGTCCTAGCATCCGTGGAGGATGGTCAGGATGGGCCATTTATGCAATACGACCAAGAAACGCTCGATCTCGCTGCCGGGGCAGAGGACTGTCTTGTTGTTGTCAATAAACAAGATGCAGTTGGTAAAGAAGAATTTGAGAAGCTGGTTCAAGATTTCAGAAAAGCTGTTCGAATTCGAGCCCCCAAACTAGCGGCGGCGCAGTTCGTGTCCGTGTCGTGTAAGGAGGCTCAGGCAGGGACATGGGAAAGCAAGGATCCTGGCGGTATCCAGGATGTGATCACCAAGCTCGTGGCATCCTTTGATAAAATGACATCCATGCCCATAGATCTCCAGGATCTGCTAGGCGTTACAGAGCGCCAACGCCAGCTCCTGGTCAAGTGCCGTCGACACTTGGAGGACTTCATGATGGAGGCTACCCCTGAAGAGGGCTTGGATGCCGATGCTGTACTCGCGGCCGAGTATCTGAGGTATGCTGCGAATTGCCTTGCACGGATCACAGGACGGGATGAGTttggagatgttgaggatgtaCTGGGCGTTATCTTTGAAAAGTAA
- a CDS encoding probable proteasome component C2, whose amino-acid sequence MFRNNYDNDSVTFSPQGRIFQIEYAAEAVKQGSVVVGIASKTHAVLCAVKRNAEELSSYQKKLFTVDEHAGIAIAGLTSDARVLSNFMKQQCLGHRLTYGRAIPLRSLVDMIGEKAQMNTQMYGKRPYGVGLLVAGVDERGPHLFEFQPSGMTEEMLAFAIGARSQMARTYLERNIDEFADCSREELVKHGLKALKESLVQDKELTVENTSVGVVGINTKDGKKKVEPFKLYDGFEVQPWIESVGEGQGGAEEGEGEGMDVDS is encoded by the exons ATGTTCAGAAACAACTACGATAACGATTCCGTTACCTT CTCGCCCCAGGGCCGAATATTCCAGATTGAATATGCTGCTGAGGCAGTGAAGCAAGGTTCGGTCGTCGTCGGTATCGCCAGCAAGACCCATGCGGTTCTATGTGCTGTCAAG CGAAACGCAGAGGAACTTTCATCCTACCAAAAGAAACTTTTCACTGTCGACGAACATGCTGGTATCGCCATCGCCGGTCTTACTTCCGATGCTCGCGTCCTCTCCAACTTCATGAAGCAGCAGTGCCTAGGACACCGACTCACCTACGGCCGTGCCATTCCCCTCCGATCCCTTGTCGACATGATCGGTGAGAAGGCCCAGATGAACACTCAAATGTACGGAAAGCGACCTTACGGTGTTGGTCTGCTAGTTGCCGGTGTTGACGAGCGCGGTCCCCACCTGTTCGAGTTTCAGCCCTCGGGCATGACAGAGGAGATGCTTGCTTTTGCCATTGGCGCGCGAAGTCAAATGGCTCGAACATACCTTGAGCGCAACATCGACGAGTTCGCCGACTGCTCAAGGGAGGAGCTGGTTAAGCACGGTCTCAAGGCTCTCAAGGAGAGTTTGGTTCAGGACAAGGAGCTTACAGTAGAGAACACTTCAGTCGGTGTAGTGGGCATCAACACAAAGgacggcaagaagaaggtcgagCCCTTCAAGCTGTACGATGGATTCGAGGTACAGCCATGGATCGAGAGCGTCGGCGAGGGTCAAGGAGGTGCAGAGGAAGGCGAGGGCGAGGGCATGGATGTGGACAGCTAA
- a CDS encoding related to 3-phosphoserine aminotransferase, protein MPSRSEITYFGAGPALLPTDVLEKAAQALIDYEHTGLGIAEHSHRSELATNIINEAKADLASYIDIPEDYEVLFMQGGGSGEFSATLYNLVGAWVTKKKAQIVANLKAPEDDPRVEQELRNAVEKELKTDYIVTGGWSQKASEEAKRLLGPEHVNIVADARQINNGKYGKIPEENTWNLSKDAALVYYCDNETVDGVEFPAFPQSLTPGPDGEGPIVVADMSSNILSRRIPVRNFSVIFFGAQKNLGCTGVTVVIIKKSLLPPKTPQPPAALLRRLGLPIPPIIFSYETIAKNNSLYNTLSIFDVYIAGQVLKKSLSTYNKVEGQEAVSAKKAELIYGALDAHPDVYRVVPDKSVRSRMNICFRVTKNGDTDGTEKAFLKEATAQGLTGLKGHRSVGGIRASSYNSIPLDGAEKLAKFIETFAAS, encoded by the exons ATGCCTTCCAGATCTGAGATCACATATTTCGGCGCAGGCCCTGCTCTGCTGCCCACAGACGTCCTTGAGAAGGCTGCCCAGGCCCTCATCGACTATGAGCATACCGGATTAG GTATTGCTGAGCACAGCCATCGTTCAGAGCTGGCTacaaacatcatcaacgaggccaaggctgatctTGCCTCATACATTGACATTCCCGAGGACTATGAGGTTCTTTTCATGCAGGGTGGTGGAAGTGGAGAGTTCTCGGCTACCTTGTACAACCTTGTCGGTGCATGGgtgacaaagaagaaggcccagATTGTTGCCAACCTCAAGGCTCCTGAGGACGACCCTCGTGTGGAGCAGGAGCTCAGGAATGCAGTCgagaaggagctcaagacGGATTACATTGTCACTGGTGGCTGGTCTCAGAAggcttctgaagaagctaAGCGGCTGCTTGGTCCTGAGCATGTCAACATTGTCGCTGACGCCCGCCAGATCAATAATGGCAAGTATGGCAAGATTCCCGAGGAGAACACCTGGAACCTTTCCAAGGATGCTGCTTTGGTGTATTATTGCGACAACGAGACCGTCGATGGTGTAGAATTTCCTGCTTTCCCTCAGTCCTTGACCCCTGGACCTGACGGCGAGGGCCCCATTGTTGTGGCCGATATGTCCTCCAACATCTTGTCGAGGAGAATCCCTGTCCGAAACTTCtcagtcatcttcttcggcgcCCAGAAGAACCTCGGCTGCACTGGTGTCACCGTTGTGATTATCAAGAAGAGCCTTCTTCCCCCCAAGACACCTCAGCCCCCTGCCGCACTTCTTCGGCGACTTGGACTTCCTATCCCTCCTATCATCTTCTCTTACGAGACtatcgccaagaacaacagtCTCTACAATACCCTGAGCATCTTCGA TGTCTATATTGCTGGCCAAGTTCTCAAGAAGTCACTCAGCACCTATAACAAGGTCGAGGGACAGGAGGCCGTGTccgccaagaaggccgagcTTATATATGGTGCTCTTGACGCTCACCCCGATGTGTACAGAGTTGTCCCTGACAAGTCTGTTCGTTCAAGGATGAACATCTGCTTCCGAGTTACCAAGAATGGCGACACTGATGGTACGGAGAAGGCTTTCCTCAAGGAGGCCACTGCGCAGGGTCTCACCGGCCTCAAGGGCCACCGAAGTGTGGGTGGTATTCGTGCCAGCAGCTACAATTCCATTCCTTTGGACGGCGCTGAAAAGCTTGCCAAGTTCATCGAGACGTTTGCTGCCTCATAA
- a CDS encoding related to Rossmann fold nucleotide-binding protein encodes MTADSTISSQAAAASQNGHPRTKICVYCGAAPGASPAHIEAARALGRAMAENNIDLVYGGGTVGLMGEVAKSLCAINGPESVHGIIPEALVKFERDGTYGTVNEHNHIVPEESVYGRTTVVKDMHTRKKLMAEEVFAGGPGSGFIGLSGGFGTMEEIFETTTWNQLGIHNRGIVLLNIEGYWDGIVQWMDRASEEGFVKPANKNILVNADTPEGAIKALREYKVSDAIYQLQWGSQ; translated from the exons ATGACTGCGGACAGCACCATCTCATCACAGGCAGCCGCTGCCTCACAGAACGGCCACCCTCGAACCAAGATTTGCGTCTATTGTGGTGCTGCTCCTGGTGCGAGTCCTGCTCACATTGAAGCTGCTCGCGCTCTCGGAAGAGCCATGGCTGAAAACAATATTGACCTAG TTTATGGAGGAGGAACTGTCGGACTTATGGGCGAGGTGGCAAAGAGTCTCTGCGCAATCAATGGCCCCGAGTCTGTCCATGGCATCATCCCTGAGGCTCTGGTCAAGTTTGAACGAGATGGCACCTACGGAACTGTCAACGAACACAACCACATTGTGCCCGAGGAGTCTGTCTATGGCCGCACGACAGTTGTCAAGGATATGCATACTCGAAAGAAGCTCATGGCCGAGGAGGTTTTTGCTGGTGGTCCCGGCAGTGGCTTCATTGGCTTGAGCGGCGGATTTGGTACCATGGAGGAAATCTTCGAGACAACTACCTGGAACCAACTAGGAATCCATAACCGCGGCATCGTTCTACTCAACATTGAGGGGTACTGGGACGGTATCGTCCAGTGGATGGACCGCGCTTCTGAGGAGGGATTTGTAAAACCTGCCAACAAGAACATCCTGGTTAACGCCGATACTCCTGAAGGCGCAATCAAGGCTCTTCGCGAATACAAGGTTTCAGATGCTATCTATCAGCTTCAATGGGGCAGCCAGTAA